Genomic window (Musa acuminata AAA Group cultivar baxijiao chromosome BXJ1-9, Cavendish_Baxijiao_AAA, whole genome shotgun sequence):
AATATTCATAACCGATGTCAAATTAATTTATAGGTTTAGCTTGTGTTGTTTTCTGTTGGTACAGTAAATATGGATTTTTTATGTTTGCATTATATGCAATTTAGTGTGTTCAACCACTGTTAGTAGGATATAAATGAACATGGTTGGCTGCCTAGCTGTGAGAGTACAACAGTGTAGTCATATATGAGAGTTATTTGTGTGGTTCATATATGTCTAATCTCTGTCAATCTGCTCAAGATCTTACAGTTGTGCAGATTGAATAGTGATGAGAAAGAGTAAGTAAATGAGATTAAAAATAATTTGCTTGATTGTGTCTGTGACAGACAGGAAATTTAGCAATTTTAATAGCATTCTCATTTAGAGAATCAATCACCGATGTCAGAGAGAAGGTGGTGAAGCCAAATAAGCTCCTTGAGGCCAAAATCGATCTCTAGGAATGATATGCAGTATGAAATTAGTAAGCATGTTGTGTTGTAAAGTTACAAAGAACTGGACTCATTTGGAATTTTGTTGATCTGAAGATCAGCAACTTGACCTATTTAATCATGAATGTATGAAAATTAATTAGATGTATATTGCTGCAAAAAAAATGTAtacttaaataaaaaataattatcatgtcTTAATGAAATTATTTGAAGCTATATGTGATACCTCATTTTACAAATGAAGAAtccaatttaaatataattattatggagataattgtTAGATATGGAGTGTTATTGTGATTGCTCATAGTATTTCAATGAATATGTCTGAAAAAATTCTCAGcaacttctttcttttcctctggacaggtttgagaaaaaaataaggtATGCTTCTCGCAAGGCTATGGCCGAAGTGAGAAGGCGGGTGAAGGGCCGGTTTGTCAAGGCTGGTGAAGCTTATGATTATGATCCACTTGCAAAGACAAGAAGCTGTTAAGAGCATTATCTTAGTATAGTATAAAAATCAGTTGTTATATATTTGGGAAAACAAAGACTGACGTTGGTCACCCTTCCCTGGTGATTAAGATGTTTATCAGCCTACTCGaagaaataaaaaggagaacaagaAAGGCAGTCTGATTGGCGGCTGAAAATATTCCAGTTGAAAGTGCTCAGTCCATTCTAAATTGCTGAGGCACATTCTGGAACTTCCCAACAACCTGATCCTGTAAATGTTGGCCTTTACAGTGTTCGATAGTAAATATTCTACAACCTGTGTAAACGGCAGCACATATTGGTTTAATGTTTACCTGGTATCGATGCTGCTATACGTTGACTCTGATGACGAGTcttattcctcttcttcttcctccgttttttttttttttttttttttctctgatcCCACTTGAGGGTTAGCCGCCAAGCGACATGCTGCAGTGTGCTATTCCCAGCTTAGATATCTGATTCTGACATTTATACCATTCTCTATATTGTTTCATGTTAAATTTGCAGAGTATAACTCTGTTGTTGTAATCAGCAAATAGCTCTTTGTATCCATTCAAATGTGAAGGAGAATTTTGGATGTAACAAGATTCTTGGAAAAGCTGTACACTTGGTTTTCGATGTCAGTGACTATGGAAACATAATGAACTGGCTCAATTTTTTTCGCATCTGTTCACAGCAATTAGTTGATGCTGTAAAACTTTGCTTGTCCATCTCAAACACTTGACAATGTGTTTTACAGTATCGAATGATTCCTTGATACAGAAAAGGCTTCCTTCTCCTTTGTGATGCTGTTGGTGATAGTTGTCTTACATCAATATTATCACATTTTGTGTGTCTTACATCATCTTAACACACAGTGGTGATGTGTTCTCATTGGTGATGAagtcaaaaaataatataaaaatcgtAACATATCTAAGCCACTCCTAATATTTTTACTAACataatggaatatatatatatatatatataataatatgtaGAACTTAAATTTAGAATAGTAAATATGAAATCACTAATTACGGAAGGATGCAGAAATGCATAAACCGAGCAAGCAAAAGTTTGGCAATCCGATCGACTTCCCTCGCAACTGTTGGAGTCATACACGACTAATTATTACAAGGCACGCAGTGCAAGCGTTAGCATTTGGATTACTCGCTTGTCTTCTTCCAAACACTGCATGTCCCACTCCCGGGATTTCGTCATCTTCTTCATCTAAAATCAGTCCGACAAGAGATGTAAACTTCGTGATAAAgtcgggttaattatatattacttattataattaattatttttaatatttatattttaaaaaattatattgacgttCTTAAGAAAGTAAAAccttaatataatataaaatcagTTAAAAGCATAATGATACCTTAGTATAGTATAAAAatcaattaatatatattttaacatTCGTATTGATGATGACGGATGGTGTCAGTGGTAACGAACGATGATACTACTAAGAGCTGTAGATGATTATTGTGAACGAGAAAAATGACGATGAGAGAATCTCACCTCTCGTCATCACTCTTTTCATTCACAATAGTCATCCACGGTCCCAACAACATCGATGTTCGTCATCATCAACGTTATCCATCACAACcaattaaaatgttaaaattatcgttttatcttttattttcgtatttttattgataaaaccgACGAcgttatgataaataaatttaaatattttaattattgttattatcgatgtcaaaataattttttaaaatataaagatggaAATATTAAAAATGATTGACTATAAAGATGGGTAATATGAAAAATTACGGTCGACAAATTGGTGGACAGAGAGCACTTAAATACTTAGAGGTCATATCCTCCTCTCTCTCATAGAAAGGTATCTTTCGTATCGTCAAACCAGCTTGGAGAACTCGAGCATCTCCGCATCGAGACAAGGCAACAGTGCATCAGTATCTTGGACGAGCATTGCAGTACCCACAAACATAAGCATCTCCATGCCCACAGGTCAACTTAAAAAGGGGCATTGGCATCCAAACCTCTACATAAATCTCATTGTCTTCTTCAAGCTGAGAAGTCGCAAGTCCTCGTGCTATTAGGAGACCTGCAAAATGTTATAGATGATTATTAGAAAGTGGTATATGCTTCCGGATAATATCAAATGTGATTGAAAAAGGTAATCCTGCACATCATAATTAGCTCAGTGAGATCAAAGATGATGTGCATGTCGAAGCTGACATCTCCTTGATTGCTAGTGTTCTTCGTTTCCACGAATTAATGAGGACCAGGAGCACACACACCTGATGATCCTTCCAACCACAACCAAAAGCATGACCATCTAACCACATCCTCCATTTATGCATGAGAGATCATGTAGATCATATCATGTTGGTCCTGGAAGAAGTCTGCAAACAAAGAGTGTTGAGTTACTTACAAATGTACAAGTACCACACCTTGAATCAGCTGTACACCAACTGGTCCTGCTAAGAAAAAGCAGAAAGAATCTATGGTAGCTGTCAATGAAATGGACTTTGACAAAATGCTGGTATCTCAAATTGACTTGTAAATTTCTCATTCATAAAATAGTTTTTCCAATGACATAATATTACAGAAACTCAGAAAGCAACCAAACACCATTTCAGCAAAATAATAACTGGTAAATTTGGTACCAGATCAGTTTTCCAGACAGACAGCTCCCAAGAACTGCTTATTATGGTCATTCCACCAGTAAAAATGAATCATAGCAGCTCTGACTCCACCATGCATTAGAAATATGAAAAGGGAAAAAGGGGAAGAATGAATGCAGCCGATTAAAAGAAATTCTGCAACCATAGTTTTGATAGTTTTCCAATACTTCCAGAAGGTAGATAGACCATAGAAAGCTTGGAACATGTAGATTTCAAAGTGCATGATCCACTAAATAATGGAACAGTAGAGAATCAGATCAGTATTGTTTAAGCATGTAGGGGTGGTCAGTCAATGCCCATGTGCTGTGGGAAGAAGAAAGGCACCTTTGGAGCTTCCATTCATTCTCCTGTTGTTGGACTGAACATgcaaacaagcctttgttggtctatcattaacataaataatGAGAAACAACAACACAAGTTTTCAGGCAAGAAGTGGAGGAATAGAACTCCAGAGTTCAAACAATTGCAGCCACATCCTCCAGACCACATATTTCTTAGTTGCCAGAAACTCCCAATTATATGTGAATGCAAGGTGTCTCAAGTCCACCAAACTTAATTAATGTCGTGTGAGGTCTTGGTATTTAAACTATTAAGTGGAGCCTTGGTATGCAGTAAGATGCACTCTCAATAATCACTTCCTTTAGCTGATGAAACTTGTATCCCAAGCATGATAAGGTAATCTCACAAGTTATTTAGTCCCATGCTCAGTGTTTCCATCCCAACCAAGTGACACAAATCTCCTAATTGTGTTTACACATTGTTTTACGTTccgaaaaggaaaacaaaaggcTTAGTTTCAAGCTAACATGAATATCTTATTTTCAAATGTTTAAAAATGCTAAGATGAACTTGTTCTTACAGATCCAAATATTGCAACACTTTATCGCTCTTTAATGACACTAACTTACTGCTTGTGTAAGACTCGTACAAGGAATATACAATTTTTTCATCAACCAAACGATAAAATGATCGATACATACAAAATCCACATCCTAAAGAATAACTGACCCCTAATAAAATGGAACGGCCAACAAAAGATAAATATACCACATCGGTCCAGTGACTAGAATCTCTGATATGCTCCTGAAATGATACTAAACAGTCTGCATAATCTTACTTATATGAAGGTATGCTCTTAATACGAACTAGCTGCTGCTATTCTCTTTATCAGTAACCACAGATTCTCTGCCAGTTTCCTCTTTATCAGCAAGAACAAACTCCACATATAAGTTCTTCAAAGCAATGACAACCGTCATAATTAGCGGACCCATTATGGCTCCCTGAAGGATGATAAACAAAAAAGGCTACTTAAGATCTGCATATTAATGGGCATAGATACAAAGAATAAAAATACCAATACAAATTTAACAAAGACAATAACCAACCTGTAAAtgcaagaaaaaagaaagactCCTAACAGGATTATTGGCAAAGAGAACACAGTGACGAAGTTCAAAAGAATGAAATCGCATGATTGTATATTGTGCCCTTGCAAGAAGTAGCAAGATATACAAAGTGAATCTGTGTTATATTTGTTAAAATCTAAATTCTAGCAAGAAAATATTGTAAGGATTTGTTGCATGATCTCAATACTCTTCTTAAGTTATCGCCTTGCTTTTGTTCGAAATTAAGATTGTTCTCTTTGCAGAGATTTTGTTCCTCTGAACATGCTCATATTTAAATTTTAGCAGCACATGATGTCATAAGATTTTTTTTCCAAGAAGAAGTTTTAGTAAGCCGGCAATGTGTTTGCTGTACCATGTCCGGCATTGAGGTATGAACGGATTCAATAATCAGAATCTCATGACAGACATCTCTTTTCCTCAGAAAACATCCAAAACCTCAAGATTATTATCATGTAATTGTGGCAGAGATGCAAAGCGAACAAGGCAACCAATAGGGACATCATATGATGGAATAGTACCTCCAAAGCATTAGGGAACAATGTCATGCCACCAATGATGCTAAGGCCAGTTAGATATGCATTATGCCCAGGTATATCCTCCTGAAGCACCGTAGTACCATAATCCATCATCATAAGGTGAATCACCGTGACCACAACCGCCCATACAAATTTGCCTTCCATGAACAACTGAACCGCAGCAGGGATCGTTGACAGCCAAAGTGGGAGTATAGGCACCAACGAGCTAATAAAAGCAAGGAGAGTCGAGGTATACACGAAATGAACGGAGCAGAACCTGAATAGCAGCCATGTTAGACAACCTTGGAAGATTGCAATCTTCGCTGTGGCCAAGAACACACTGCTGATGGCATGGTTGATAACCTCGACACAACGTACTCTTGCCCATTTTGACATGGGCAGCATATCCATGACCTGCTCTGTCACCCCGCCTGACTCCGAGGTGATGAGATAATACAACACCCACAGGAAAACCGTCAACTGGGAAACAAAATTCAATACTTCGGCTGCACCCGAGGCCAACTTCAAGGCAATGGATACCATTAAACTAGCACTGCCACCGATGACCGAAGTACTACTTGAAAGAACCCGCTTTGAGATTTCCATCCCTCGGAAAGCAAGCCCTTTCGCTGTCACCACCAGATCCTCTCTGGTGATCAGCAATTCCCTGAAGAACGAGTCCAATTCCTTGTAGATCTCTGCCCAATCGTGATTCTTGAAGTGGATGCTCAAAGATTGGAGCTTTACGCTGTAAGGATGCTGTGCCGAGGCCATCAAAGAGGTGGAAGCGCCTCCCGAGGGGTTCCTGGATCGGCTGATCAAGAATTGCCGGAAACCATTGGCAAAATCTGTAAGATTGTATTCGACAGCCAAGCTATCGATCTGCTGCCAGACAGTATCGTAGAGGTTGGCCGAGTATTGATCCACCAGGCCGGGGATATCGTTGTCGTCCAACCACTTCTTGAATCCGATCCTCTCGGCGTAATTGCTCTTCTGGACGTGGGATTTCAGCGATATCACCGCATCCTTCCCTTCCACTCCGATCTTGTAGGAGAAGAAGATGCCTCCGGCCAAGGCCCCGATAATCATCCAGACGATTAAGCTGACGGCGATTATGGTATTCAGGTGCTTGAGGATGCGTTTGGTGAAGAATCCGCCACCGCCCCGCTCGGAGGGGCGTGTGGAGGACCGACCGCGAACGAAGCTGGCATTTTTTACGGCGGAGGTCGCGGTGGGGCTGGCCAGGAGGAGACCGAGGGCGAATAGTGCGACGGTGGCAGCGGGGCCGAGCTGCTCGTGAGAGATGATGAAGACCCAGAAGGAGACGAGCCAGCGGATGAGGCGGGAAAAGCCGACCTTGCGGGAGGACCGGAGCTTTCGGCGGAGGATGGCGGTGCGGAGGTCGGCGAGGGTGTCGGCGGAGGCGCGGACGAGGGCAGCGGGGACGGCAAGGAAGGCGGGGGCGAGGCCCAGGTGGAGAGGCGGGGACCAGAAGTCGACGAGGGCGCGCTGGAGCTCGTGGAGGGGGATGGAGCAGAGGAGCGCCCACTGGAGGGGGCGGACGAAGTCGTGGAGGAGGCGGTAGAGGCCGTAAAGGAGGAGGAGGGTGAGGGCGAGGCCGGCGTGCGCCATGGCGATGTAGAGAGCGAGGCGGGCGGCGTCGTGGGAGGACTCGACTGAGGCCGCCTCGGGAGACGGAGGCGGCGGTGCCTCCTGGCGGCGACGGGGATGAGGAGGTGAAGATGGGCGGGAGGGGGGAAGCGAGTCCGGCGGGCGGCGGAGGGAGGCGGCGCGGAACATCTCGGACCAGGGGACGTTCGGGTTACGGTTGGACGCGTAGGGGACGAGCTCCATCAATGGCGACGGCCTCAGCCTCAAGTgagtctcctctctctctctctctctctctctctctgcccttCTCCCACCTGTCCTTCTTAAGCAAGGAAACCGAGGGAAAGGGGGAAGGACAAGACTAATAATGGCTGGCTTGTTATAGAAGTAAATATAAGAGATTATTTTTAATGACATATTAGCGCaaattgatttattattattattattattattattattattatatatatatatatatatatatatatatatatatatatatatatatatatatatatatatatatatatatatattgtgggaggatagcaggaagagatggattacAGGGGGAGGGCATGGCCGTGAGTGGCAGTACATGTAATACATAAAAATTAGGGGAGCAGGTGATCCTTGTAAGGACAAAGGCACACTAGTGTAACTTGACTTGCTTTTTAGTTTGGATTAGGTACCAATACCACTTTTTAATGGCTTCGTCATGTAATATTAGTAGATCTTTAGCTTAGTTCGCTAACGACCAAAAATAAGGCAGGTCCATTCCAATAGGCTATCGATGCTGACCCAAAGCTTATCTCGGTCCACAACAATTATTATGAGATGAGATGTGGAGGAAAGAGCATCGCCTCTTTTTTTAATGACGGAGAGAGCACACCTTCCAATTATAAGCTACAGTTGAAGTTATTTTTTTTGAGATAATCGAAgttgaaatatttaattttaattattcttATATAGTTAATTTCatcgataaaaaaattcaaaagtaaataaaaaaaatataatttaaattactaATTTTATAAAAACATTTTATCTtaatcaattttttcttcttctcctctttcaaaTTTGCTCATTCCTCACCGTCTCCCGCATCTAATTGTCCATCGCACTCGCCGCGTGCCTACCTAAAATAGAGAAATCTAATGAAGGAAGTTTTGAGTTTTACAAGAACATCAATGAGAATATTTTGATCTTTAAGCCTTACCTTAAAGAATAGGTAGCAATATGTATCCAAGTCCCACTAACTTCATGATCTTTGGAAGCTGCAAGCACGTAACATTTTTGTCTCTATTTGATTGAATAAAAAAGGACGAGTTAATAGCACCGACGACGATGGAAGATAGATAGCTACACTGTAAGGAGTGCACTGTGGACGTGTTCTCAATCGAATCCCACTGTCATTGCAATGCCATCAGTTGGAGCATTTAGGAGACGATGACACAACTTAAAAAATGTTGAGACATACCTTTTTTTTTCGGTCAGCCGAGAGTTCATCTGCGACGAGTAAAAGAGAAAATCGATTAGGACTAGAAgttaatataaaattaataatttaaaagataataaaattatatttttatcattttccttTTCTTGGAGAATGAATCAGGAAAGTCACTCTACATGATCTTAGCAGATGGTTTCCTGATTGCAAACATCAATCAATCAAATGTGGGGGCCATCGGCTTTAACATAAGAAAAACCTAGAATCCAACATAAACCATAACTTGGTTCTCGGTAAAAGGTAGAGGTCGGTGAAACAATAACCTACATCAGACCGCACTAACAACAGAAGCTTAGGAACTAAACTTGACAAGTCCGAGATGCCAACAATCAAATTTCATTTCAATCTCCCAGTACATGAACATCTAAAGAACTAGCAAGAAATCAAATGCTGGATAGAAACTGATATTAAAGCATTCTACACACCCAAGGTATGTGGTCTACAAGTCTAGAATAACCAAAGAAAGAGCAAGAAAAAACAAACCATAGAGCATCTAATTTGTGTTCTATGTATTACATGGCTCTCACAACAGTCAAACAAGCAAACTAGCAAAGCTTTGGTCCGGAATAATCTTCTATCGGTGACCTTGGAAAGATTACAGATCAAGAACTATGCATCTAGTGTACTAATGCAAGCTGTCGTGAAATGACTAGAACGAAAAGCAAAACTGCCAGCACCACTGCCATAGCTTTCCCCGACTATGATACATTCCACCAGATTCGGCACCTGGGCTAGAATCATCATATGCACCACCATAGAAAGCATCATAACGACCAAAGGTATTATCACCGTGACCATAGCCACCGAAGCCACTTGGCCCATATCCACCATCAAGCCCTCCCCCATAAGATCCAAGCCGACTTGAATGACCAAGGGAAGATTCCCTTAGGTTGCC
Coding sequences:
- the LOC135593004 gene encoding uncharacterized protein LOC135593004; the encoded protein is MELVPYASNRNPNVPWSEMFRAASLRRPPDSLPPSRPSSPPHPRRRQEAPPPPSPEAASVESSHDAARLALYIAMAHAGLALTLLLLYGLYRLLHDFVRPLQWALLCSIPLHELQRALVDFWSPPLHLGLAPAFLAVPAALVRASADTLADLRTAILRRKLRSSRKVGFSRLIRWLVSFWVFIISHEQLGPAATVALFALGLLLASPTATSAVKNASFVRGRSSTRPSERGGGGFFTKRILKHLNTIIAVSLIVWMIIGALAGGIFFSYKIGVEGKDAVISLKSHVQKSNYAERIGFKKWLDDNDIPGLVDQYSANLYDTVWQQIDSLAVEYNLTDFANGFRQFLISRSRNPSGGASTSLMASAQHPYSVKLQSLSIHFKNHDWAEIYKELDSFFRELLITREDLVVTAKGLAFRGMEISKRVLSSSTSVIGGSASLMVSIALKLASGAAEVLNFVSQLTVFLWVLYYLITSESGGVTEQVMDMLPMSKWARVRCVEVINHAISSVFLATAKIAIFQGCLTWLLFRFCSVHFVYTSTLLAFISSLVPILPLWLSTIPAAVQLFMEGKFVWAVVVTVIHLMMMDYGTTVLQEDIPGHNAYLTGLSIIGGMTLFPNALEGAIMGPLIMTVVIALKNLYVEFVLADKEETGRESVVTDKENSSS